The Halosimplex litoreum genome has a window encoding:
- a CDS encoding MFS transporter — protein sequence MNRNDRAITGFAMAAHGLVHTYELAVPILLTVWIVEFPVTSATLGTVVAVGYGLFGVGALPAGLLVDRFGSRTLVVGCTFGMGLSFLLLGVLPGVAGIAVALALWGIAASVYHPAGLTLISKGVEERGAAFAYHGMAGNVGIVAGPFLTALLLVVADWRVAVAVLAVPAFVATVAGLRAEFDETAAVGGREAAADGGDAPETDIGSLTEFLTASRAVFTVGFLTVFALVLFNGLYYRGMLTFLPDLLSDFLEPLVGSAARSLGPFSEGPAAGEFDRSRYLYAGLLAVGIGGQYVGGRLTDAVEPERGLVVALTLLVAIALLFVPASGSLPALLAVSGALGFVLFGMQPLSQATIAKYSPPEHRGLSFGYTYLAIFGIGAVGASITGWVLTYGSTWLLFVVLAGFAAAALALALSLVVRGE from the coding sequence ATGAACCGCAACGACCGGGCTATCACCGGCTTCGCGATGGCCGCCCACGGGCTGGTCCACACCTACGAACTGGCCGTTCCGATCCTGTTGACCGTCTGGATCGTCGAGTTCCCGGTCACTTCGGCGACGCTGGGAACCGTCGTGGCCGTCGGGTACGGACTGTTCGGCGTCGGCGCGCTCCCGGCGGGCCTGCTCGTCGACCGTTTCGGCTCGCGAACGCTGGTCGTCGGCTGCACGTTCGGGATGGGGCTATCCTTTCTGCTGTTGGGCGTGCTCCCGGGGGTCGCCGGTATCGCCGTCGCGCTCGCTCTGTGGGGGATCGCGGCCAGCGTCTACCACCCCGCGGGCCTGACGCTCATCAGCAAGGGCGTCGAGGAACGGGGCGCCGCCTTCGCCTACCACGGGATGGCCGGCAACGTCGGGATCGTCGCCGGTCCCTTCCTCACCGCGCTCCTCCTCGTCGTCGCCGACTGGCGGGTCGCCGTCGCCGTGCTCGCGGTCCCCGCGTTCGTCGCGACCGTGGCCGGCCTCCGCGCGGAGTTCGACGAGACCGCCGCGGTCGGTGGGCGGGAAGCGGCCGCCGACGGTGGTGACGCGCCCGAAACCGACATCGGGTCGCTCACGGAGTTCCTGACGGCCTCGCGGGCCGTGTTCACCGTCGGCTTCCTGACCGTCTTCGCGCTCGTGCTGTTCAACGGCCTGTACTATCGCGGGATGTTGACGTTCCTCCCAGATCTCCTGAGCGACTTCCTCGAACCGCTGGTCGGGTCGGCCGCCCGGTCGCTCGGTCCGTTCTCCGAGGGGCCGGCCGCCGGGGAGTTCGACCGCTCGCGATACCTCTACGCCGGCCTCCTCGCCGTCGGTATCGGGGGCCAGTACGTCGGCGGTCGCCTCACCGACGCCGTCGAACCCGAGCGTGGTCTCGTGGTCGCGTTGACCCTGTTGGTCGCGATCGCGCTCCTGTTCGTTCCGGCCTCGGGCTCGCTGCCGGCGCTGCTCGCGGTCAGCGGCGCCCTCGGGTTCGTGCTGTTCGGCATGCAGCCGCTCTCCCAGGCGACGATCGCGAAGTACTCGCCGCCGGAACACCGTGGCCTCTCGTTCGGCTACACGTACCTCGCCATCTTCGGGATCGGCGCGGTCGGTGCCTCTATTACCGGGTGGGTGCTCACCTACGGCTCGACGTGGCTGCTGTTCGTGGTGCTGGCCGGCTTCGCGGCCGCGGCGCTGGCGCTGGCGCTGTCGCTGGTCGTGCGCGGAGAGTGA
- a CDS encoding helix-turn-helix domain-containing protein, producing MAKYSTGGAGSSASDSCELCGAENVDLQTASVAGATLSVCSECVQHDETPGGGSDGGDDGRDRKRQAAQNAARMQDAAQADASHWEDGADYDDDQLPYLVSDYGDVLVAARQDAGLQTGELAEAVDAAESDVLAVEQGRATQANVGGSLIGALEAELDVRLVDGE from the coding sequence ATGGCCAAGTACTCGACCGGTGGCGCCGGCTCCAGCGCCAGCGACAGTTGCGAACTCTGCGGCGCGGAGAACGTGGATCTACAGACCGCGAGCGTCGCCGGGGCGACGCTCAGCGTCTGCTCGGAGTGCGTCCAGCACGACGAGACGCCTGGTGGGGGGTCCGACGGCGGCGACGACGGGCGCGACCGAAAACGGCAGGCGGCACAGAACGCGGCTCGCATGCAGGACGCCGCCCAGGCCGACGCCTCCCACTGGGAGGACGGCGCCGATTACGACGACGACCAGCTCCCGTATCTCGTCAGCGACTACGGCGACGTGCTCGTCGCGGCTCGCCAGGACGCCGGCCTCCAGACCGGCGAGCTCGCCGAAGCCGTCGACGCAGCGGAATCCGACGTCCTCGCCGTCGAGCAGGGACGCGCGACTCAGGCGAACGTCGGCGGGTCGCTCATCGGCGCCCTGGAAGCCGAACTCGACGTTCGGCTGGTCGACGGGGAGTGA